The Acipenser ruthenus chromosome 15, fAciRut3.2 maternal haplotype, whole genome shotgun sequence genomic sequence TCAACCAGGCCACCAACGAGACCATCGCACTGCAGACCGTCAAGTGGAGGATGCAGCTGCATATCGAGGTCTTCCCGGAGAAGACTCTGGGCCACCGGGCCAAGCTGCTGGAGCCCTCTGCCCAAGAGCAGCCCACCATCCTCACCAAGAACGAGCCCATCCCTCCCAACGCCTTGGTGAAGCCCAACGCCAACGACGCTCAGGTCCTCATGTGGCGGCCAAAGACTGGGGAGCCGGTTGTGGTTATACCTCCGAAATACTGAACTCACTTTTTGCTGAAACACAGTGAAAGGGCACTTAAAGTTCTATGATGAAGACAAAATAAAGATGCCCGGATCGGAAGTACCAATGGACTATCCCTGGAATGAATGATTGCAACCAATCTACCTTTTAAACTGGGTCGGTTATCACTGTGCTAAATGAAATCATTGCAAAAAATGAATCTTGGCTATTTGCTTGCTATCTTgactaatatattatatatatatatatatatatatatatatatatatatatatatataaattgttttttttcatctcatctcagttttttttctttgttggaaTTTCTAAATTATGGATTCGAATGGGGAAAAAATTCtcatagtatttaaaaaaactaaaaaactaaacatgCAATACTTTTTAAAAGGTGAAAAACGCCAATCCATGCTGCCTTAAGTTTACATTGCTATTGCTTTTCATTGCAAACTCTTTTGCCTTAATTAGGTGTGTGATGCAGTATCCCTTTCCTAGTGACTACACTATCCCATATTGCACTCCTAAACCGTATGCAATGATAGTGCTCTCTCCAGTACGATCTGAACAGACCTCCTGTTTTCATGAACTATTCCTCACATTCACAGAACAGATGCGTTTGTGCTGCTTCAGTGCACTCCTCATCTGGTAGCAATCAGATTTAAACCCCCCTTCGATGGCAAAATTAAAATTTCTGAACTGTTCTCCTTTCTGAACTGTTTTCCCTTAAATTGCTAAATTATTGTTCTTCATGTGACTGCCAAAAGAACCCCGCTACAGAGTACTACAAAgatataatacagtatttataaagaTCATAAAAACCCTTTTCTAATCATTCTGTGACACCTTTGCAGCAGTTATAAGCAGTTGCTATGGGTTGCGCTGAGGATGTGCAAACTGTAAAACAAAGTTCAGAAAAACACTTCTGAAATGAGATAGTCAGTGCTGTTCAAGCAGCTTCAGCAGACCTTGAAATCACGATGCTGCCACAAGCCGGCTCAGAGACCCCAAGTGTTATTTATGATACCTTGCATTTCCAACCGTTTGCAAGGTAAACGACAACTGAGGGAAAGCATGTAGAGGCGATTATACATTCTGTTATCAATCACTGAACTGTATGATAGTATCATTGTAGATGGGGAAAGCTGTGAAACAGTTCAAGCCCTTTGCTGTCCAACACTGACCATTTAGTAACCATTttcaatgttataaaaaaaataaaataaaagaagtcACACTGACCGCCatccactgtgtatatataaaaatcgAAATGGGACGGATATATTCACACACCTAAAGACAGACGGGCAGGTATCTCCTTCAATCCATAGATTGTGACAATGTTTCCAAGTTGCTTGCATTACCTGATACTGAATTGGTGCAGTGCAGTTGTAACGCAGTCCCAAAGCTTAAAATATGTAAACACCCATCGGATGTTCCTCacacactttattaaaaaaaacctgtctgcTTCCAAAATGTGATAATGATTTAGTGGATTTCAGT encodes the following:
- the LOC117422558 gene encoding protein FAM78A-like isoform X2 gives rise to the protein MNDNFYPSVTWGVPVSDSNAPQLTSIHRDQSFTTWLVAINQATNETIALQTVKWRMQLHIEVFPEKTLGHRAKLLEPSAQEQPTILTKNEPIPPNALVKPNANDAQVLMWRPKTGEPVVVIPPKY